GGAGCGTGAAGTATGCCGTTTCTGTGGTGTCCTGTGAGCACCAGATAGTTCTCTCCCACTTTAAAAATGGGCATACTGTCAGGTGAGGCTGGTCTAAAACCTACCAGAGTGGAGATGAGGCGGGCGTGCTTCATGGAGGGTATTATGCGAAGAGCATTCTCAGACAGGGTTTTTAAACCCTCAAGCGTTATGTCAGGATTAAAGCCATCCGTCTCGGAAGTAGCACCTACGTAAGTGTATCTACTTCTGGGTATTATGTAAGATACAGAAGAGTAATGCACTCTACTAACATAAACATCTTTCACCTTAAGGGCTTGTCCCTTTATTGGGAAAACGGGAAGGTCAAAGAGGGTTTTTATCCAGGCTCCCGTGCAGAAAAGATAAAAGTCCGCCTCATATTTGCCTTTTAAACCCTCTAAGTAAACGACTCTTTCCTCCTCCATGTGTGCCCTGACGATATGGTCAATGGTAAACTCCATCCCCATCCTGCTGACAGCAAAAAGAAGAGCATCCATAAGCATCTGTGCATCCACCCAGCCTTCTTCCGCATAGTGAATTATGCCCTGCACATCTCTGGAGAGCAAAGAGGAAGGCTCCAAAAGCTCCACCTTATATCCCTTTTCCGCATAAGCCTGAGCTTTACTGAAAAGCTCATCCTCACCTTTTAACACTACCCTGTTTATGCCCTCCATCCACAGGTCCACCTTCTGCCCGGATACATCCCCGAGAAAACTCACAAAAGACGGATACTCCTTTAAGCTCTCGTAAGAAAAATCAAAGAGGAGGCCTTCAAGCCCTTCGGAAAAAGGAGCTAGCATACCACCAGCCACCCACGAAGTTGCCTCCTCTGGGTTTCTGGTTATTACGCTCACCCTAAAACCTGCATAAGAAAGCAAAAGTGCTGAGCTAAGCCCTATAACTCCGCTTCCTATTACAATGATTTTTGTCATGGTATATAATAAGTTATATGGGAGAACTAAAAAGAAAACTTGACACAGATTATGTATACTTTGCAGAGGTGGAAATGCTTTTAAACTACGGTATAGGATATCCAGACCTTATAATAAGACTAAGAGAGAAGATACATCAGGAAGGTCTTGAGGATAGCGTTTATGTTAGAAAAACTGACAGAAAGCTACTCCAGAATGTACACAGATTTATAGAACTTCTTGATGGTTCTGACGAGCCTATTTTGGACGATGAAAGTCAGCCTCATGAAAAGTGGTGGTGGCATCTTCGCAGCATAGCAAGGGGTAAGCACCCCAGCTTAACACTTCCCTCTTATCTTAGAGATGTTTATAGAAAAAGGCGCAAATACTGGAAGCAGAGAGGGAAAGAAAACCTTTATAACAGAAGTTATTGGATGGAACCCCGCAGGTATGGTCAAGAATTTTTAGGTAAACTTGACAAAGTGTAGCAAAGCTTCCGCAAGGTGGATGGAAAAACTGAGAATATAGCCAAATGGCAATAAACTATTTCTTATGGAAGAGATTGCACTTTGGCGAAAGAGGATAGACGAGATAGATGAAGAGATACTGAGGCTTCTCAACGAAAGGATTAAAATAGCACAGAAAATAGGTGAAATCAAAAAAGCTTCTGGTCTTGATATTCACGCTCCTGAAAGAGAAAGAGAGATATTTGAAAGAGTATTAAAGTTGAACGAGGAGCTTTATGGCGGAGAGTTTCCCAAAGAAGCCCTCTTTCACATATACAGAGAGATAATGTCTGCATGCCTGTCTGTGGAAAAGCCCTTGCGGGTTGCCTACTTGGGACCAAAGGCAACCTTTACCCATCAGGCAGCTCTTGAGTACTTCGGTTTTTCTGTGCATTATATTCCAGTTAGCACCATAAAGGATGTTTTTAACGAGGTGGACCTTGGTAGAGCAGATTACGGAGTTGTCCCTGTGGAAAACACCATAGAGGGCGTTGTCAATTACACTCTGGACATGTTCTTAGAGTATGACCTCAAAATAGTGGGTGAAGTTGTAATTCCCATAAAGCTCCACCTGCTATCTAACTTATCAAGTTTGGAAGATGTAAAGAGGATATACTCCCACAGGCACGCCATAGCTCAGTGCAGAAACTGGATAGACAAAAATCTACCCAAGGCTCAGATCATAGAAACTGAAAGCACTGCAAGAGCTTGCGAGATAGTTCTTGAGCTTAATGATGCTGCAGCTATTGCTAGTGAAGTGGCATCTTACACCTATCACCTTAACATACTTGCTCAGAATATACAGGAAAGCGCTAACAACTTTACAAGATTCCTCATCGTAGGAAATAGAAGTATGAAGAGGACAGGAAAGGACAAGACGAGTTTGATCCTTGCCGTCAGGAATAAGCCCGGTGATCTTTACAAAACCCTTGAGAGCTTTTACCTATACGGAGTGAACCTTACCAAGATAGAATCAAGACCCTCCAAAAAGAAAGCCTGGGACTATGTTTTCTTTGTGGACCTGGACGGACATATGGAGGATCATAATGTAAGGATGGCTCTTGACCTGCTTGCCAAGGAAAACCGTATTATAAAGATGCTGGGGTCTTATCCAAAGGCTCTATTTGAGGAGAGCTAAAGCTGAAAGTAGCTCTCTTTTGTGCATATTTCCTGTATCTGGCTTGATAACGCTTTCTCCAATTTTTAGCCCTACAGGATAGCCTTCACGGATAAACCTTATGATCAAGTAAGAGAGCTTAGATATCTTCTCTTCCAAACCTCCATCAACCATATCCAGGGAGAGTATTATAGGTTTTTTCTCCTGCGAATAGGTGTCCTTTACATAAAGGGTACCTGTCTTGGCGGAAGCTTTCCAGTGTATTAGCTTTACAGGTTCTCCTCTGTACTCCCTTATGGAATGAACCTCGTCATAGCCTCTGGTAAGGCTATGAAGACTCTCTTGACCTTTTTTAGCATCTTGATGGTCCACAGCCTTCAAATCTGCAACTATGGGCTTTGGAAAGACAATAAGATTTACAGGCACCTTTTCCGTATAGTACCTTTCAAAGAGTCCCACAGGAAAGGTGGTGGCAACCATGATCTCTACGCTTTCATAAAAACCTCTGTTTTCAAAGTATATTTCCACACCTGCCTCCGCTCTTTTGAAAACAACAGGTACCACCTCATTTTTGAGCTTGGAAGGGAAAGATATTAGAAAAGAAGGGAGGAGTTTGTGGTTCTCAACGATGAGCCTGAAAGTTTCATACCTTCCCGCATATACCTCCGCAGGTGGCACAAGCTTTATGGTTAAACCCCTCAGGTTGTAAAGAGATAGTATGCCGGAAGTTAGCATAAAAGACAGCATGGAAGATACCACCAGATATAGTAAGTTGTTGGCTGTGTTTACCGCCGCAATGCCAAAGAATACGGTTATGCCTATGAAGATTATACCTACGCGATTAACTTTTACCCTGTACTTTTTCTTCATTCTTGGCCAGCAGTTTTAGCATCTCAAAAGGTATGGGAATGAGGAGCGTGTTTCCGGGCTTTGCACTTACCGTTTGTATAGTCTCTAAGTATCTGAGCTGTAAAGCCAAGGGTTCTGAAGCTAAAATTTTTGCGGCGTCTGCAAGTTTTTGAGCCGCTTGATACTCTGCTTCAGCGGTTATGATCTTGGCTCTCCTTTCCCTTTCCGCTTCTGCCTGTCTTGCCATGGCGCGCCTTAGCTCTTCCGGAAGGTCTATCCTTTTGAGTTCAACGGACACAACCTTTACGCCCCAAGGGTCCGTCTGTCTGTCTATGATCTCCTGAAGGGTGATGTTAAGCTTTTCTCTCTCTGCCAAAAGCTCGTCCAGCTCTACAGAACCGCACACACTTCTCAGAGTAGTCTGTGCTATCTGGGATGTTGCATAGTAATAGTTTTCCACCTCAACCACCGCCTTTACAGGGTCCACCACCCTAAAATAAACTACCGCATCCACGCTCACCGACACATTATCCCTGGTTATGATATCCTGGGTTGGAACATCAAGAGTTACAGTCCTTAGGTCCATCTTAACCATTCTGTCTATTACAGGTATGAGGATAAAAAGCCCTGGACCTTTTGCCCCTATAACCCTTCCCAGTCTGAAGATAACAGCTCTTTGATACTCTGGCACTATTTTGACACTAACCAAGAGAAAAATCACCACCGCCACCAAGATGACCACCAAAGGCGAAAAACTCATAAGAGCACCTCCCAAAATTTTTAGTAAATCCGCACCAAAGATAGATGCAATAACTATGGCAAAGAACAGCACAAAAATTAATAAGTCAAGCACCCCCTTCACCATAATATAAATATATCTTCCTCACCGGGAAGGGTATCTCTATTCCCTCTTTTTCATAAGCTTCTTTTATCCTCTTTATAAACTCGTGCTTTACTAAAAATTGGGCATCCGTATCAAGCACTCTGAGTATGACGCTAAAGTTTATACTGAAGTCTCCAAAGGCGCTGTATCTTATGAAGGGTTCAAAGCTTGGGTCCGCACCTTCAACACTCCTCTGGACCTCTTTGGCTACCTCCAAGGTTACCCTCTCAACTTTTTCTAAATCAGAAGAATAACTGACACCTATAGGAATAACTAAAGCCATAGACGGCTCGGGTTTTCTGTGATTGGTTATTATAGAGCTCACAAGCCTTGAGTTGGGTACTATCACCAGGTTGTTGTCTCTTTGCCTTATAACTGTATTCATCCAAGTTATATCCTGCACATATCCCTCTTGACCACTCTCAAGCCTTATAAAATCACCTACTTCTATCTGCCTTGATGCTATGATGTTAAGACCAGAGAAGAAGTTGGAAAGCGTGCCCTGAAGAGCCAAAGAGACTGCCAGCGCACCAATACCCAGCGTAGTTATAAAGTGAGCTACGGGCACTCCAAAGGAGCTAAGAAGAGTTATAACTCCAAGAGCTATTATTATGCCTTTGATGAGGGCAAAGATGAGAGCTGTAGGTGGCAAGGATATATTGGATTTTCTTACATAAAATCTTATGATCTCTACTATCACATCCGCTATTACAAGGGTTATGGAAAGTATAAGTAATCCTTCAATGATCTTTTCTATGAGATGGAAATACTTTCTGTGTTTTTGGAGCTCTTCAGAAAAATAAAGAGCCAGGTAAAGGGATAAGGCAAGCACCCACAGTAATGTGGGTATTCTTAAGGTCCTGTGCAATACCCCAAAGAGGCTAAGTCTTTGTAGGAACCTTTTTATAAAAGAAAAGAATACCAGCCTGAGACTTAAAAATACAAAGAAGGATAGAAAAAACACAAGCACAGGAAGGTAAAAGTCCATCATATTTTCCTAAAATTATAATGCATGCTCTTTGGAGGAAAAAGGATAGGTCGCATACTTATGCTGATGGGTCATTCTGCGGGGATAGGTGATCTTCTAAGAGGGAGTGCCAGCTGGAGAGCCCTAAAGAACAAATTCCCCGATGCGGAGCTTCACCTTCTTTTTCTCACCAAGGATAAAGGAGCAGTTTCTGAAAGGCTCATCTCAAGACATCACCTTCTTTCTTCTTTTCATGTGATAGACAAAAGACTAAGAAGCATAAAAGACTGGAGGGATTTTTTCAAGCACTTTGAGGAGGTGCTTTTGAAGATAAAGCCTGACCTTATTATAGACTTTGAACCACATGGGCTTAAAAGCTCTTTTCTCTGTCTTTATGCCAGAGTAAAGTACCGGGTACCCTCTATCGGCGTGGGCGAGATACCCTTCAGAAGTCCCTTTTACACTCTGGCTTCTCCTCCTTCACGGAGTATAAATAGCCCTGATTACACAGACAGGTTTTTTGTAGTTTTGAAGGCTCTGGGTATAGAGAGGAACGGTATACCCATAGAGTTGGAAGAGACTCCAGAAGCGCTGGAGTTTAGGAAAAAGTTTCGCTCTAAGTTCGGCATTCCTCCAGACAAACCCATCATAGGGCTTAACATAGGCTGTGGTACTCCCGACGCTCTTTGGAAAAGACCGCGTCTGGACCTTCTGAGGCAGGTAGTCTACTCTCTTCAGAAACAGACTGGCAGTTTCCTGGTGCTTTCTGGTGCTGACTTTGAAAGAGACATAAACGAGGAGTTTTTGAAGAGCTATCCCCTTCAAGCCCTGGACCTATCTGGCAAGACGGACATTCTGGAGCTTCCAGGACTTATAAGGTCCTGCTCGCTCTTTATATCCACAGATAGCGGTCCCTATCACATGTCTGTAGCTCTCAGAGTGCCAACGCTGGGCATCTTTGTAAAAGACTTCCCAGCCTCTTACCATCACCATCCTTGGGTATCCTGCATCATTTTAAAGGACGAAGGAGACATACCTAACCTTGTAAGTGAGGGTTTTAGACTATATAAGCACTTTAGCCAGAAAGAGGAGAATGCTTAAAAAAGAGTGGAGAAAAACCAAGCTGAAGCCAGTTGGAAGGTCATACTTAAAAGACAGCACGATCCCCGCGATATTTACAGCAGAGCCATAAACCCACGCAAAAATCAAACCTCTTCCAAAAAGTCTGGCAACTAAGGCTGGTGCAACCAGCATAGAAAAGACTATAAGCACACCCACCAGCTTTACGGAGCTGGTCACCGTCAGAGAAAAAAGCGCAAAGAAAGCCATCTCTTTGGCTATACCCGACAGGAACCTGGCTCTCAGGTATAGAAGAAGACCAAAAAGAGCATATAAAACGCCGGTTTTGAAGATCTCCTCCTTAGGTACAAAGAGTATGTCAGAAGCGGTAAGCGCCATAAACTCTTCCATTCCTCGTGGTGACTTGGAGAGCAAAAGCACCACAGATGAGAAACCCAAGGCGTAAAGGAGACCTATGAAAGCCTCCGCGTACTCTTTCTTTCTTTGGGAGAGAGCTATAAGCAAACTGCAAAGCAGGGCAAAAAGGAGAGAAATAAAGTAAGAAGGTGTCTGAAAGAGAAGAAGGGAAAGCGCCAGCCCAACCGCGGAGGACTGGGCTATGGCTATGTCGGTGAATATTATTCCCCTTTTTACTATCTCAAGCCCAAAGTAGGCGTGAATCCCCAAAAGGATAAAAGAGAGAAGAAGTGCGTGCAAGAGTATATCCGTCATTGGCTAAGCCTCCTGACTATTTCGTCAAATAGGGAAAAGAGGTCCTTAGCTTCTGGCACCGCTCCTACATCGTGGGGAAGCACCACCATCTTTGCGTTTAGCTTTTTAGCCACATACTGAGCTGTCCTCTTCTCGTGATACACATCCTGCAAGATGTACTTAACCTTCTGAGCTGTTTTCAGAAGCTCCTCTATATGGGTTGCGGTGGGAGGTATTCCCGGAAGAGGTTCCAGCGTTCCCACCAGCACCATACCATATCTGTTAAGAAGGTAATCGTAAAGCTTGTGGTACTCAATAACCCTTGTACTTCTTAGTTTTTCAAAGTCTCTATCCCACTCTTTGAGTTTGGTATTCCACAGGCTCAAAAAGTTTTCAAGATTCGTTCCGTAGTAGGCACAGTTGCTTTGGTCAAGCTCACAGAGTTTCTTCTCTACTGCTTTTGCAAGCACTGGTATGTTGTGGGGGTCCAGCTGGTAGTGAGGGTTTCCTTCGGGATGGACATCTCCCATAGCTCTTGAGACGCTTGCGGGCTTTTCTATGAGGGCAACAAACTGGGACAGGTCCAAAAGTCCCTCCCTTCCGGGCTGAATTCTAGGATTGTTAGACTGCTGAAGAAGTGGGGGCAAAAAGCCAATTTCCAGCTGAGCGCCTTGTATGATGAGAAGGTCCGCATCTCTTAGCTTTGCTATGTGGGAGGGCTTTGGCACCACAAAGTGGGGGTCCTCTGTACCCTTGGCAATAACATAAAGGCTCACCTTATCTTTGCCTATCTCTTTCACCAGACTACCTATCCAGGGGTAAGTGGCAACCACTTTCAGCTGTCCAAAGGAAAGGCTAAAGAATAAAAAGAAAAGAAAGACAAACCACCTCATAGCTTTACCTCCTTAAAAGGGATGCGCACCATGCGCCCCTATAGCAAAGTTAAATTGAAGGATCACTTCATTTACCGTCTTTCTCTGATCATTGTAGTAGAAAGCTCTATTTTGACCAATCTGAAGCCTTATGCGGGAAAACTCGGTAGGGTTAAACTCCAACATACCGTAGTAAGCGTAAAGGTTGTCAGTAAGGCTTTTGCCACTCACTTCATTTTTGTTGATCAGGTTGTACTGAATGCCGGCTCTCCACCTTGGTGCGAACCTCCACACCAGCTGTGTGTAAAAGCCTCCCTGCTTTTTGGTAAGGTAAGAGGTTATGGGATTGTTGCTCTGGTCGTATGCATATCTGGTTCCCTTCTGGTCTCTGTAGAGGTATTCGCCTTGCAAAGATATATACCTGTAGGAGTCAATAAAGTACTTGGCGGTGAGGTCAAAGCCGTAGATTCTGGTTTTGCCTGCAAAGGCATGGGGTTCTTCTGTGTCCAGGTGGTCTATCCTTGTCCTTCCATCTGCGTAAGAGAGTCCCGTTAAAACCGAGAGGTTTCCTATATCAAAGGAGGTTTTAACAAAGCCCACATACAGGTTGGGCTTTCTGGTGTCTTTCACTGATATGTCTCCTACGGTAAAGCCTTTAGTGCCAAAGCTCTGCTCGTTTTCTCCTTGCAGAGCTTCCACTCCAAAGAGCAGGTAAAAGGGTGTGGGTGCAAGCCAGTTTATCTGCACTCCCTTCTCCTTTAGCCCGTCATCTCCGAAGAAGGCTTTATACACTAAAGGCGGGTTGGCAAAGTCCCACATGTGGGGGTGCATGGCATTCAGCCTACCAAAAGAGCTTCTAAACTTCCCTACCTTAAACTGCAAACCAAAGGGGAGACCTCTTGTGACCGCATAAGCCTCCTCCACTTCTGAGCCTTCCTCGGAGAAAGGTATGGTGGCATAAAGGTCAAAGTAGGGGTCTACGGGTGCATAAAGGTATAGCTCCGCATAGTTGAAGTTAAAACCTCGCTCCTTGTTTAGCTCTCCGTGTCCGCTCTCATCTGCGTGTTTGTGGTAAAGCCCCGGAATCTCCAGCTTTCTAAAAGTCTCATCCCTTACGTTGCGGTTCACATAGGAGGTATCAATAATCAGGGATATGTCTGGCAGGAAAGCCTTCTGGGAGAAGGGCTGGTAAGTCCTGAGGCTTTCACTGTACTTTAGCTTCAGCTGGAGGCTTCTGTCCGCAGGAAGGGGTTTGCTCTTCTCCTCAGGCTTTACCTCTTCCTTCTGAGCCTTTTCAAGATCCTTTATGCGTCTTTCAAGCTCCTGAATAACTCTTTTTTGTTCCTCTAACTGTCTTCTAAGGTCTTCTAAACTTTCCTGAGCAAAAGAAACTCCCAAGATAGCGGTTAAAAGTATAAGCTTTTTCATGGCTTTTACCTCCTGCCAAAGTTTTTTGGAAAAGAAAAGTCTTAGAGCTGAGCTTCAGGCAGGAGGTGCTCGGGGGAGAGTATGCTTACTGGCTACTTGTCTGGGTTTTGGTAAGCTATGGGTTTGGTCTAAGTAAAAGACTAAAAAGTCAGCCCTTTGGGGTTCTAAGCTGGGGTTTGCCCCCACCTGCTGGCTTGCTTGGAAAACACATACAGAACAGTCTAAGTGTAGCTTTCCATCTTCATGCTTGTGAGCTAAAGAGATGCCACCTTCCAGACTCAGAAGCATTAAGAGTAGAGCTACCAGCCACCCTTTCATACGCTCTTTATTATACTACCCCTGACGCACTCCCACATGGCTATGGCACCTGCAGAGGAAACATTGAGAGAGTTTATTTTCCCAACCATTGGTATGGAAAGCACCAAGTCAGAGATCTCCAGTAGGCTTTTTGACACCCCCTCACCTTCAGAGCCCAACACCAAGGCGCATGGTAGTGGGATGGATGTGTATCTTATATCCTTACCCCCTCTTTCTACGGATATTACCCATCCACCCTGCTTTTTAAAATCTTTCAAAGCCTTTGAGAGGCTGGGAACTTTTGATATCTTAAGGTGAAAGACGCTTCCAGCAGAAGCCTTTACCACCACCTGGTTGATGGGACTTGACCTGTGTGTAGGTAGCAAGGCACCCACTCCACCAAGCACTTCACAGGTTCTCAAAAGATTTCCCACATTCTGCGGGTCAGTAAGATGGTCAAGTACCAAAATAAAAGAGTTTTTTTTCAAAGCATCTTTAAAAAGCTCGTTGGAAGATACATAATTTATGGGGCTTATGATGGCAAGAATGCCTTGAGTCTTCTTTGTGCCTGCAAGCTCTTCTATTTTGGCTCTTGGGACTTTTTGTATTTTGACACCTCTCTCTTTGCAGAGTTTTGCCACTTGATAAGGTGGATGAGAATCGTGAGCTACAAGCACCTTCTCAATGTCCTTTCCCGACCTAAGAGCTTCAATGACGGGATTTTTTCCGTAAACTATCATACCTGCGCGATTATGCCTCCACCCAGCAACACATCCCCCTCGTAAAAGGCGCACACCTGTCCGGGAGTTATGCCCCTCACAGGCGTTTCAAACTCCACCACAAATCCATCCTTAGTCTCCTTTATGTCCTTTACCTTCACAGCCTGAGTTCTGTACCTTACCACAGCATAAACATCCTTCCCCCACTTATCTATGTGAAGATGAAAGTTGATGTCTTTGAGCTTCAAGCTGCTCTTGTAAATTAGCTCTTCACTCCCCACTATTACTGTATTAGTCTGAGCATCTATGTCTACCACATATAGAGGTTCGTGATAAGACACTCCAAGACCTCTTCTCTGCCCTATCGTGAAGTTATAGATGCCAGTGTGAGTTCCAAGAACGCGACCACTTACATGCTTTATGTATCCACTCGCTTCCCCAACTCTTTCCTTTATAAACTCTCCCGGCTTTTTTCCCATAAGAAAGCATACCTCCTGAGAATCTCTCTTTTGGGCCACAGGAAGAGAGTACTCCACCGCTATACGCCTCACCTGTTCCTTAGTGAGGTCTCCAAGAGGAAACTCCAGAAGCTCCAGGTCCTTTTTCCGCACCAGAGCCAAAAAGTAAGACTGGTCTTTGCTTTTGTCCTTTGCCCTCGCTATCAGCCTCTTTCCTTTGTACTCTACAAGTCTTGCGTAGTGTCCTGTTGCCAATCTGTCTACCTGCGCTACTTCCCTTAGGTATCTCGCCAAAAATCCCGTTTTTACATCTCTGTTGCAAATGGCACAGGGGTTTGGAGTTTTACCTTCTGCATACTCTTGCACAAAGTAGTCTATAACCCTCTCTTTGAATATCCTCTCCCAATCAAAAGTTATGTGAGGAATACCCAGCTTTTCAGAAACTTTTGCCGCATCTTTGACATCTTCAGGAGAGCAACAAACTCTCAAATCATCTGTGCTACAGCTCTCAGGAATGGTGTGAAACCTTAAAGTTACTCCTATCACCTCATGACCTGCCATTTTCAAAAGCAGAGCGGATACACTACTATCTACTCCACCGCTCATACCTACCGCAACTCTCATGTATCTCTAATTTAAGCCCTCCTTTCAAAAAAGCTTTTTATATACTCCAGCACCTCTCTTTTGAGTCCATAAGCCTGCAAGCCTTCTCCTATCTGCATGACTATATCTACAGCTATTGGTATGAGTTTATAGGGCTTATCATCTTCTTTGAGTATCTTAAGAGAGTACATACCCATCAGCGTATGCCTTACATCTTCCGCAATACCTACCATAACCGCATCAAACTTATATCTTTTGTATAGCTCCTGTCTTTCTTCCTCCTTCTTGGGTATGAGGCTTTTGGCAAAGGCGCATATTTTTGCCCATGTGCTTAAAGTCTTATCCCACTCCTCTCTTGGCAAAGCCTCAAGCTCCATATGTATGTAATTCAAAAGATACTTGGCAAGATACTCTTTTGCCGATGGTGTATCCTCAAATCCCCACACTTTTAGCTCTTCCATCAGGATATAAATTTAATGACAGGAGGGTGTAAAGATGCGTGTTTTTACATACACAGCTTTTTTGGTGGGCTTTGCCTTTGCAGTGTCAGAGGGGCAGATGATCTTTGAAAATAACTGCCTGAGGTGTCATCAAGAGGGTTCAAAGAAACCTCTATCTTACCTCAAGAAGGAGTATAAAGGAAGAGCGGATGCCATCATGGTGCTTGCCAAGCAGTGTCCTTGGGGGAGAAATCTGTCCGATATGGAGATAGAGATGGTCAGCAGGTGGATAGCCGGAGAAGAAAAGTAAGGTGTTAAAATAATTCTTCCTATGGTGTTCTTTTGGCGCAAATCGGAGGAAGAAAAGCTTGCAGAAAAGGGAGACAAAAACGCTATACTCAAGCTTATAGAGAAGGGCAAAAGGGATAGAGCTATACAGGTGCTGGAAGGTTTTAAGGACGATCCTGAGCTAAGGAAAATACTTTATGACCTTTACCTAAAAGAGGGTAAATACTACTTTGCCTATCAGCTTATAGAGCACTACGATAAGAACTTAGGGACGGCATGGGAAAGAGCTACCATTTATGAGAGGGTTGGTGAGAAAGAGAAAGCTCTGCAGGAGTATCTAAGAATAGGGAATTTTGAGAGCTTAACAAAAGCGGGCCATCTTCTTTATCAAATGGATAAAAAGGAGGAAGCCTTAAGTGTATTTGAGAGGTCACTCAACCTGGCACCCGCCTTAAAGAGAGAGGAACTCCAAGAGATTATAAGGAAAATAAAGGAAGAGCTTGGACTGCTGCAGGTAAAGAAGGAAAGCTTTATTGAAAAGATAAGGAAGGGTCTACAAAAGACAAAGGAAAAAGCGCTCTTTGGAATAATCTTAAGGGGGAGGAAGGTGGACGAAGCCCTGTTTGAGGAGCTAGAAGAAACTCTCGTAAGAGCGGATATAGGAGCAAAGACGGCCATTAATGTGGTGGAAGAGCTGAAAAAAGAGGCTATAAAGAGAAACATAAAGGAGTCTGAAGGACTAAGAGATTTATTAAAGGAGAAGCTCTCTTCTCTTCTTACTGGCTGTCAGGATAACATAAAGGTCAAAGAGGGTAAGACTAACATTTACCTCTTTTTGGGTGTTAACGGGTCTGGGAAAACCACTACCATAGGTAAGCTGGCATACAAATTTGTCAGCGAAGGTAAAAGAGTGCTTTTGTGTGCCGCAGATACTTTTAGGTCAGCTGCTGTGGAGCAACTGGAGGTGTGGGCAAAAAGGAGCGGTGCAGATATTGTAAAAAGGGAAGAAGGTGCCGACCCTGCATCAGTGGTTTTTGATGCTATGAAGAGGGCATCCGAATACCATCTGGTGCTTATAGATACCGCTGGCAGACTTCACACTAAAGAGCCTCTCATCAGGGAGCTAAGAAAGATAAAGTCCGTAATACAGAGATTTTACCCTGAGGAACCTACGGAAACTTTTCTGGTGCTGGATGCCACATTAGGACAGAACTCCATATCTCAGGCTAAGGTCTTTAAAGAAGCTGTTGATATAACTGGTATAATCCTTACCAAGCTTGATGGCACGGCTAAAGGTGGAGCCATAATACCCATATGCAGGGAGCTCAAAGTACCTGTTAAACTACTGGGTGTTGGAGAGGGGCTTGACGACCTGCAACCATTTGATGCAGAAGTTTTTGTGCAAGAACTGCTTTCTGTGGAGGTCTAATATGGAGTACCTGGGCATACTTATCTTCTTTTTGGTGGCTCTTGGAGTGAGTTTTGCCTTTGCCTTCTTGAATGACCTTTTGGGTCCAAAAAC
The DNA window shown above is from Hydrogenobacter thermophilus TK-6 and carries:
- the mnmA gene encoding tRNA 2-thiouridine(34) synthase MnmA, yielding MRVAVGMSGGVDSSVSALLLKMAGHEVIGVTLRFHTIPESCSTDDLRVCCSPEDVKDAAKVSEKLGIPHITFDWERIFKERVIDYFVQEYAEGKTPNPCAICNRDVKTGFLARYLREVAQVDRLATGHYARLVEYKGKRLIARAKDKSKDQSYFLALVRKKDLELLEFPLGDLTKEQVRRIAVEYSLPVAQKRDSQEVCFLMGKKPGEFIKERVGEASGYIKHVSGRVLGTHTGIYNFTIGQRRGLGVSYHEPLYVVDIDAQTNTVIVGSEELIYKSSLKLKDINFHLHIDKWGKDVYAVVRYRTQAVKVKDIKETKDGFVVEFETPVRGITPGQVCAFYEGDVLLGGGIIAQV
- a CDS encoding c-type cytochrome, which encodes MRVFTYTAFLVGFAFAVSEGQMIFENNCLRCHQEGSKKPLSYLKKEYKGRADAIMVLAKQCPWGRNLSDMEIEMVSRWIAGEEK
- a CDS encoding metal ABC transporter solute-binding protein, Zn/Mn family; the encoded protein is MRWFVFLFFLFFSLSFGQLKVVATYPWIGSLVKEIGKDKVSLYVIAKGTEDPHFVVPKPSHIAKLRDADLLIIQGAQLEIGFLPPLLQQSNNPRIQPGREGLLDLSQFVALIEKPASVSRAMGDVHPEGNPHYQLDPHNIPVLAKAVEKKLCELDQSNCAYYGTNLENFLSLWNTKLKEWDRDFEKLRSTRVIEYHKLYDYLLNRYGMVLVGTLEPLPGIPPTATHIEELLKTAQKVKYILQDVYHEKRTAQYVAKKLNAKMVVLPHDVGAVPEAKDLFSLFDEIVRRLSQ
- the ftsY gene encoding signal recognition particle-docking protein FtsY; translation: MVFFWRKSEEEKLAEKGDKNAILKLIEKGKRDRAIQVLEGFKDDPELRKILYDLYLKEGKYYFAYQLIEHYDKNLGTAWERATIYERVGEKEKALQEYLRIGNFESLTKAGHLLYQMDKKEEALSVFERSLNLAPALKREELQEIIRKIKEELGLLQVKKESFIEKIRKGLQKTKEKALFGIILRGRKVDEALFEELEETLVRADIGAKTAINVVEELKKEAIKRNIKESEGLRDLLKEKLSSLLTGCQDNIKVKEGKTNIYLFLGVNGSGKTTTIGKLAYKFVSEGKRVLLCAADTFRSAAVEQLEVWAKRSGADIVKREEGADPASVVFDAMKRASEYHLVLIDTAGRLHTKEPLIRELRKIKSVIQRFYPEEPTETFLVLDATLGQNSISQAKVFKEAVDITGIILTKLDGTAKGGAIIPICRELKVPVKLLGVGEGLDDLQPFDAEVFVQELLSVEV
- a CDS encoding metal ABC transporter permease, with amino-acid sequence MTDILLHALLLSFILLGIHAYFGLEIVKRGIIFTDIAIAQSSAVGLALSLLLFQTPSYFISLLFALLCSLLIALSQRKKEYAEAFIGLLYALGFSSVVLLLSKSPRGMEEFMALTASDILFVPKEEIFKTGVLYALFGLLLYLRARFLSGIAKEMAFFALFSLTVTSSVKLVGVLIVFSMLVAPALVARLFGRGLIFAWVYGSAVNIAGIVLSFKYDLPTGFSLVFLHSFLSILLFLAKVLI
- the rlmB gene encoding 23S rRNA (guanosine(2251)-2'-O)-methyltransferase RlmB, which codes for MIVYGKNPVIEALRSGKDIEKVLVAHDSHPPYQVAKLCKERGVKIQKVPRAKIEELAGTKKTQGILAIISPINYVSSNELFKDALKKNSFILVLDHLTDPQNVGNLLRTCEVLGGVGALLPTHRSSPINQVVVKASAGSVFHLKISKVPSLSKALKDFKKQGGWVISVERGGKDIRYTSIPLPCALVLGSEGEGVSKSLLEISDLVLSIPMVGKINSLNVSSAGAIAMWECVRGSIIKSV